A region from the Lates calcarifer isolate ASB-BC8 linkage group LG2, TLL_Latcal_v3, whole genome shotgun sequence genome encodes:
- the pabpn1l gene encoding embryonic polyadenylate-binding protein 2, producing the protein MAENHLEYGYLEGESIGEHYTEDPELAAIKARVQELEMEEETERLKEEEDRCDAPEMQLLTSSPRPGPFYNMTPEERIDADNRSVYVGNVDYGATADELEIHFNGCGPVNRVTILCDRFSGHPKGFAYIEFSDRDSVQSAIGLHETLFRGRVLKVMPKRTNMPGISTTDRGGHRGGHTRGRGRGYRPPRYHNSSRGRFRYQSTRPQHQTPHPYYGGPSVGKRQWGHMDYQEQMPKRYPCLLLITPPSEELGAGSSGQHYPQQR; encoded by the exons ATGGCGGAAAATCATCTGGAGTATGGCTACCTGGAGGGCGAGTCCATCGGGGAGCATTACACCGAGGACCCT GAGCTGGCGGCCATCAAGGCCAGGGTTCAGGAGCTGGAGATGGAAGAAGAGACGGAaagactgaaggaggaggaggataggTGCGATGCACCGGAGATGCAGCTACTGACCAGTAGCCCCCGGCCTG GTCCTTTCTACAATATGACACCTGAGGAGAGGATAGATGCAGACAACCGATCAGTCTATGTAGGAAAT GTAGACTATGGAGCTACTGCAGATGAGCTGGAGATCCATTTCAACGGCTGTGGGCCAGTCAACCGGGTTACCATACTGTGTGACCGATTCTCCGGCCATCCCAAGGG CTTTGCTTACATTGAGTTCTCTGATCGAGACTCTGTGCAAAGTGCCATTGGTTTGCATGAGACCTTGTTCAGAGGAAGAGTCCTTAAG GTAATGCCTAAGAGAACCAACATGCCAGGCATCAGCACCACAGACCGgggaggacacagaggaggccacaccagaggaagaggcagaggttACCGTCCCCCCAGATACCACAACAGCTCACGAGGCAGGTTCCGGTACCAGTCAACCAGGCCGCAACATCAAACACCCCACCCTTACTACGGAGGCCCATCAGTGGGGAAGAGACAGTGGGGACACATGGACTACCAGGAACAGATGCCTAAACGTTACCCGTGTCTTCTTCTCATCACGCCACCATCGGAGGAGTTGGGGGCGGGGTCGAGCGGACAGCACTACCCCCAACAGCGCTAG
- the galns gene encoding N-acetylgalactosamine-6-sulfatase isoform X2 yields MSALTFTLLSAIICCSVTEKPTNVSSPNIIIMLMDDMGWGDLGVFGQPSKETPNLDAMAAQGMLLPNFYTANPLCSPSRAALLTGRLPVRNGFYTTNAHARNAYTPQEIVGGISKDEILLPQMLKKKGYVSKIVGKWHLGHRPQYLPLENGFDEWFGAPNCHFGPYNSSIRPNIPVYNNSEMLGRYYEEFKINRKTGESNLTEIYLMEGLDFILRQTKARRPFFLYWAPDATHAPVYASKRFLGKSQRGRYGDAVMELDYSIGQILSWLQTLGIDNNTFVFFTSDNGAALISAPNEGGSNGPFLCGKQTTFEGGMREPAIAWWPGHIKEGTVSFQLANVMDLFTTSLALAGVSPPNDRTLDGLDLTPVLLNRSHTLQNRPIFYYRGNELMAVRLGQYKAHYWTWSNSWEEFKKGINFCPGQEIPDVTTHEQKEHTMQPIIFHLGRDPGEKFPISVLSKEYHDVLSRISPVVEQHKKTLVPGAPQLNMCDVAVMHCPLVMNKVWM; encoded by the exons ATGTCTGCTCTAACTTTTACTCTTCTTAGTGCAATAATATGTTGTTCTGTGACAGAGAAGCCAACAAATGTTTCATCTCCAAACATTATCATCATGCTCATGGATGAT ATGGGTTGGGGGGACTTAGGGGTGTTTGGCCAGCCCTCTAAAGAGACTCCCAATCTGGACGCCATGGCTGCTCAGGGCATGTTGCTTCCAAACTTCTACACTGCCAACCCCCTCTGTTCCCCAT CCAGAGCTGCACTTCTCACCGGCAGACTGCCCGTCAGAAACGGTTTCTACACCACCAATGCCCACGCCAGAAATG catACACACCACAGGAGATAGTTGGAGGGATCTCCAAGGATGAGATTTTGTTACCCCAGATGCTGAAGAAAAAGGGATATGTCAGCAAGATAGTTGGCAAGTG GCATCTGGGCCACAGACCACAGTACCTTCCTCTGGAGAATGGTTTTGATGAATGGTTTGGTGCACCAAACTGCCACTTTGGCCCatacaacagcagcatcagacCCAACATCCCTGTCTACAACAATTCTGAGATGCTTGGCAG ATACTATGAGGAATTTAAGATTAACAGAAAGACTGGAGAGTCCAACCTCACAGAGATCTATTTGATG GAAGGTCTTGACTTCATACTCCGTCAGACTAAAGCCCGACGGCCCTTCTTCCTCTACTGGGCACCTGACGCCACTCATGCACCTGTCTACGCTTCCAAACGCTTCCTAGGAAAGAGCCAACGAGGCCG GTATGGAGATGCTGTGATGGAGCTGGACTACAGCATCGGTCAAATCTTatcatggctgcagactctggGCATTGACAATAACACCTTTGTCTTCTTCACTTCAGACAACGGAGCTGCTCTGATATCTGCCCCAAATGAAG GTGGCAGCAATGGGCCATTCCTCTGTGGGAAGCAGACCACTTTTGAAGGGGGCATGAGGGAGCCCGCCATTGCCTGGTGGCCTGGACACATCAAAGAAGGCACG GTGAGCTTCCAGTTGGCCAATGTGATGGATCTGTTCACCACCAGCCTGGCTCTGGCTGGCGTCAGCCCTCCTAATGACCGAACGTTGGATGGACTGGACCTCACACCAGTCCTGTTAAACCGCTCCCACACACTCCAAAACAG GCCTATCTTCTATTACCGTGGGAATGAGCTGATGGCTGTGAGGCTTGGACAATACAAGGCGCACTACTGGACCTGGAGCAACTCATGGGAGGAGTTTAAAAAA GGTATCAACTTCTGTCCAGGTCAGGAAATCCCAGATGTGACGACTCACGAACAGAAAGAGCACACGATGCAGCCAATCATTTTCCACCTGGGACGGGATCCTGGGGAAAAGTTTCCAATCAG tgtgttgtCTAAGGAGTACCATGATGTGCTAAGCAGGATCTCTCCAGTTGTGGAGCAGCATAAAAAGACTCTGGTGCCTGGTGCTCCCCAGCTGAACATGTGTGACGTGGCAGTGATG CACTGCCCCCTTGTGATGAACAAGGTTTGGATGTGA
- the cmtm3 gene encoding CKLF-like MARVEL transmembrane domain-containing protein 3 gives MGDIEAPNSNRPSQNVLLSILPSKEFASSRKGMLLIAEVALSFISFVCFAASTAAAFVTVPLLEFLAALFLLIAYSTKFNERFKGFLWPLMDFMRCVTASIIFFIISIIAVSKYANGSSKAAGVFGFIATIVFALDFYLIFNELANFLKQGGESNDEPSRQQDEFSDSDSD, from the exons ATGGGGGACATCGAGGCTCCCAACTCGAATCGGCCGAGCCAGAATGTCCTGCTCTCTATTCTTCCGAGCAAAGAGTTCGCCTCCTCAAGGAAAGGAATGCTGCTTATTGCTGAAGTG GCTCTTTCCTTCATATCATTCGTGTGTTTTGCAGCGTCCACAGCAGCAGCCTTTGTGACAGTCCCGCTGCTGGAGTTCCTGGCTGCCCTCTTCTTGTTGATTGCTTACTCCACCAAATTCAATGAGAGGTTTAAGGGCTTCCTCTGGCCTCTTATG GATTTCATGAGATGTGTGACTGCCTCCATTATCTTTTTCATCATCTCCATAATTGCAGTATCCAAATATGCAAACGGCTCCTCTAAGGCTGCCGGG GTGTTTGGGTTCATTGCCACCATCGTTTTTGCTTTAGATTTTTACCTCATCTTTAATGAGCTGGCTAATTTCCTAAAGCAAGGAGGGGAGTCCAATGATGAACCATCAAGACAGCAAG ATGAGTTTTCGGACTCTGATTCAGACTGA
- the LOC108887660 gene encoding proteolipid protein 2, whose translation MSADHSKTTTMDVDTAFLKSKRGILKVAEMGTLFLAFVCFAVASRPKYITATVLEFLITSLLLLLYLLKLNKRLTFFFWPLIDVFNSVFAAGYFIVLSLMALTTYTVTGTLVGGIIGLMSAGLLCMDSYTLFKNITFNKPRSETQSQDNQ comes from the exons ATGTCAGCGGATCACAGTAAAACGACAACCATGGACGTGGACACAGCTTTTCTCAAATCAAAGAGAGGAATCCTGAAAGTAGCAGAGATG GGAACTCTGTTTCtggcatttgtgtgttttgctgtggcATCCAGGCCAAAGTACATCACAGCCACTGTGCTGGAGTTTCTCATCACTtcattgctgctgttgctgtacCTGCTCAAACTCAACAAGAGGCTGACTTTCTTCTTTTGGCCTCTCATT GACGTTTTCAATTCAGTCTTTGCAGCAGGCTACTTTATTGTCTTGAGCCTGATGGCTTTGACTACATACACTGTCACAGGCACACTGGTCGGAGGG ATAATTGGTTTGATGTCAGCTGGTCTGCTCTGTATGGACAGCTACACCCTTTTCAAGAACATCACTTTCAACAAGCCAAGAAGTGAAACCCAGAGTCAAGACAACCAATGA
- the galns gene encoding N-acetylgalactosamine-6-sulfatase isoform X1: protein MSALTFTLLSAIICCSVTEKPTNVSSPNIIIMLMDDMGWGDLGVFGQPSKETPNLDAMAAQGMLLPNFYTANPLCSPSRAALLTGRLPVRNGFYTTNAHARNAYTPQEIVGGISKDEILLPQMLKKKGYVSKIVGKWHLGHRPQYLPLENGFDEWFGAPNCHFGPYNSSIRPNIPVYNNSEMLGRYYEEFKINRKTGESNLTEIYLMEGLDFILRQTKARRPFFLYWAPDATHAPVYASKRFLGKSQRGRYGDAVMELDYSIGQILSWLQTLGIDNNTFVFFTSDNGAALISAPNEGGSNGPFLCGKQTTFEGGMREPAIAWWPGHIKEGTVSFQLANVMDLFTTSLALAGVSPPNDRTLDGLDLTPVLLNRSHTLQNRPIFYYRGNELMAVRLGQYKAHYWTWSNSWEEFKKGINFCPGQEIPDVTTHEQKEHTMQPIIFHLGRDPGEKFPISVLSKEYHDVLSRISPVVEQHKKTLVPGAPQLNMCDVAVMNWAPAGCEKLGKCLKVPKSEPWKCDWPH, encoded by the exons ATGTCTGCTCTAACTTTTACTCTTCTTAGTGCAATAATATGTTGTTCTGTGACAGAGAAGCCAACAAATGTTTCATCTCCAAACATTATCATCATGCTCATGGATGAT ATGGGTTGGGGGGACTTAGGGGTGTTTGGCCAGCCCTCTAAAGAGACTCCCAATCTGGACGCCATGGCTGCTCAGGGCATGTTGCTTCCAAACTTCTACACTGCCAACCCCCTCTGTTCCCCAT CCAGAGCTGCACTTCTCACCGGCAGACTGCCCGTCAGAAACGGTTTCTACACCACCAATGCCCACGCCAGAAATG catACACACCACAGGAGATAGTTGGAGGGATCTCCAAGGATGAGATTTTGTTACCCCAGATGCTGAAGAAAAAGGGATATGTCAGCAAGATAGTTGGCAAGTG GCATCTGGGCCACAGACCACAGTACCTTCCTCTGGAGAATGGTTTTGATGAATGGTTTGGTGCACCAAACTGCCACTTTGGCCCatacaacagcagcatcagacCCAACATCCCTGTCTACAACAATTCTGAGATGCTTGGCAG ATACTATGAGGAATTTAAGATTAACAGAAAGACTGGAGAGTCCAACCTCACAGAGATCTATTTGATG GAAGGTCTTGACTTCATACTCCGTCAGACTAAAGCCCGACGGCCCTTCTTCCTCTACTGGGCACCTGACGCCACTCATGCACCTGTCTACGCTTCCAAACGCTTCCTAGGAAAGAGCCAACGAGGCCG GTATGGAGATGCTGTGATGGAGCTGGACTACAGCATCGGTCAAATCTTatcatggctgcagactctggGCATTGACAATAACACCTTTGTCTTCTTCACTTCAGACAACGGAGCTGCTCTGATATCTGCCCCAAATGAAG GTGGCAGCAATGGGCCATTCCTCTGTGGGAAGCAGACCACTTTTGAAGGGGGCATGAGGGAGCCCGCCATTGCCTGGTGGCCTGGACACATCAAAGAAGGCACG GTGAGCTTCCAGTTGGCCAATGTGATGGATCTGTTCACCACCAGCCTGGCTCTGGCTGGCGTCAGCCCTCCTAATGACCGAACGTTGGATGGACTGGACCTCACACCAGTCCTGTTAAACCGCTCCCACACACTCCAAAACAG GCCTATCTTCTATTACCGTGGGAATGAGCTGATGGCTGTGAGGCTTGGACAATACAAGGCGCACTACTGGACCTGGAGCAACTCATGGGAGGAGTTTAAAAAA GGTATCAACTTCTGTCCAGGTCAGGAAATCCCAGATGTGACGACTCACGAACAGAAAGAGCACACGATGCAGCCAATCATTTTCCACCTGGGACGGGATCCTGGGGAAAAGTTTCCAATCAG tgtgttgtCTAAGGAGTACCATGATGTGCTAAGCAGGATCTCTCCAGTTGTGGAGCAGCATAAAAAGACTCTGGTGCCTGGTGCTCCCCAGCTGAACATGTGTGACGTGGCAGTGATG AACTGGGCCCCTGCAGGCTGTGAGAAGTTAGGAAAGTGTCTCAAAGTGCCCAAGTCTGAGCCCTGGAAGTGCGACTGGCCACACTGA
- the trappc2l gene encoding trafficking protein particle complex subunit 2-like protein produces the protein MAVCIAVIAKENYPLYIRSVPTQNELKFHYTVHTSLDVVEEKISAVGKSLGDQRELYLGLLYPTEDYKVYGYVTNSKVKFVIVVDSSNTSLRDNEIRSMFRKLHNSFTDVMCNPFHNPGDTIQSKAFDGIVSGMMVQTG, from the exons ATGGCGGTGTGCATAGCAGTGATCGCAAAAGAG AACTACCCGCTGTATATTCGCAGTGTTCCCACTCAAAATGAGCTGAAGTTTCACTACACTGTGCACACCTCTCTGGATGTGGTGGAGGAGAAGATCTCAGCAGTGGGCAAGTCCTTGGGAGACCAGAGAGAACTGTACCTGGGTCTGCTCTATCCCACTGAAGACTACAAAGT ATATGGGTATGTAACAAACTCCAAGGTGAAATTTGTCATCGTTGTGGACTCATCAAATACATCATTGCGGGACAATGAAATAAGAAGT ATGTTCAGAAAATTGCACAATTCTTTTACTGACGTAATGTGCAACCCATTCCACAATCCTGGGGACACCATTCAGTCCAA GGCCTTTGATGGAATCGTTTCTGGAATGATGGTGCAAACTGGCTGA